The Faecalibacterium sp. I3-3-89 sequence CGATCAGGATCACAAGCGCCACCAAGAGCGTTATACTGCCATCGTCCATAATAAAGGATAATCAACTCTACTTTCTTATAATAATATATTAACCAAAAAGTGCTTTCCACCGTTGCCTTCGACGATGAAAAGCACTTTGTTCAACGCCTATAATATCATATTCCACCCGCCGGTGCAAGCGTTCCGGTCAGGAGGAGAGATAAAACAGGTAAAAAGTTTGCGGTTTTTTAGCGGAGCACGAGGCTGGTGCCGTCGTAATCCACGGTCAGGGTCGCACCCTCGGGGTAGCTGCCCTGAATGATGGCCTTGGCGATAAGGGTCTCCACACGGCTCTGGATGAACCGCTTGATGGGGCGTGCGCCGTAGACGCTATCGTAGGACGAATCAATGATGAAGTCCTTGGCGGCGGTGGTGACGTCCAGCTTGAGGTGCTTGCCCTCGTCCATCCGGTGGCGCAGGTCTTCCAGCTGCAGGTCCACGATCTTGCGGGTCTCGTCCTTCGTCAGGCTCTTGTAGTAGACGATCTCGTCCAGACGGTTCAGGAACTCGGGGCGGAACTTCGACTTCAGCAGCAGGTCGATCTGCTTGCGGGCGTCCGCGCTCAGTTCGTTGGAGCCTTCGGCGCGGCGCTGCTCAAGGTCGTTCAGGATGATGTCGCTGCCGAGGTTCGAGGTCAGGATAATGACAGTGTTCTTGAAGTCCACCGTCCGGCCCTGACTGTCGGTGATGCGGCCATCGTCCAGAACCTGCAGCAGGATGTTGAAGACATCGGGGTGAGCTTTTTCCACCTCATCGAACAGCACGACGCTGTAGGGTTTGCGGCGGACGGCCTCGGTCAACTGGCCGCCCTCTTCATAACCGACATATCCCGGAGGCGCGCCGATGAGGCGGCTGACGCTGAACTTCTCCATATACTCGGTCATGTCGATCCGCACCATGTTCCGCTCATCGTCGAACAGGGCCTGTGCCAGAGCTTTTGCCAGCTCGGTCTTGCCGACGCCGGTGGGGCCGAGGAAGAGGAAGCTGCCGATGGGGCGGTTGGGGTTGGCGATGCCGGCGCGGCTGCGCAGGATGGCCTCGCTCACCTTGGTGACGGCCTCATCTTGGCCGATGACCCTCTTATGGAGCACATCGTCCAGATGCAGCAGCTTCTCGCGCTCGCCCTCCACCAGCTTCTCCACGGGGATGCCGGTCCAGCGGGCCACGATGCGGGCGATCTCTTCGTCGGTCACGCGGTCGCGCAGCAGGCTGTCTTCCTTCTTGGCGGCGGCGACCTTCTCCTCTTCTTCCAGCTCTTTTTGCAGCTGGGGCAGCTTGCCGTATTTCAGCTCGGCGGCCTTGTTCAGGTCGTATTCGCGCTGGGCCTTCTCGATGGCGGCATTGGTCTGCTCGATCTGCTCGCGCAGAGACTGCACCTTGCCGATGGCGTTCTTCTCGTTCTCCCACTTTGCCTTCATGCTGCGGAACTTATCCTGCAGCTCGGCCAGCTCTTTTTCGAGGTCCTTCAGACGGCTCTGGCTCAGAGCGTCGGTCTCCTTTTTCAGGCTGACCTGCTCGATCTGCAGCTGGGTGATGCGGTGGGCGAGGTCGTCCATCTCGCTGGGCATACTGTCCATCTCGGTCTTTATCATAGCGCAGGCCTCATCCACAAGGTCGATGGCCTTATCGGGGAGGAAGCGGTCGGTGATATAGCGGTCGGAGAGGGTCGCGGCGGCGATGAGGGCGTTGTCGCTGATCTTCACGCCGTGGAAGACCTCATACCGCTCTTTCAGGCCGCGCAGGATGGAGATGGTGTCCTCGACGGTGGGTTCGTCCACCTGTACCGGCTGGAAGCGGCGCTCGAGGGCGGGGTCTTTCTCGATATACTGGCGGTACTCATCCAGCGTAGTGGCGCCGATGCAGTGCAGCTCGCCGCGGGCCAGCATGGGCTTCAGCAGGTTGCCGGCGTCCATCGCACCGTCGGTCTTGCCTGCGCCGACGATGGTGTGCAGCTCATCAATGAAGAGGATGATCTTGCCCTCGCTCTTCTTTACCTCGTTCAGGACGCTCTTCAGGCGCTCCTCGAACTCGCCGCGGTACTTTGCACCGGCCACCAGAGCGCCCATGTCCAAGCTGAACACGATGCGGTCCTTCAGGTTCTCGGGCACGTCGCCCCGGACGATACGCTGGGCCAGACCCTCGGCGATGGCCGTCTTGCCGACGCCCGGCTCACCGATGAGGCAGGGGTTGTTTTTGGTCTTACGGGACAGGATGCGGATGACGTTCCGGATCTCCTGATCGCGGCCGATGACGGGGTCCAGCTTCTGCTTGCGGGCCAGATCGACCAGATCCTGACCGTATTTCTGGAGGGCATTGTAGGTGTCCTCGGGGTTATCGTTGGTCACGCGCTGGTTGCCGCGGACGGCAGTGAGCTGCTGTAAGAACTTATCCTTTGTAATGCTGAAGGCACGGAACAGCTCAGAGGTGTTCTGGGTCTGCTCGTCCAGCAAAGCGAGGAAGACGTGCTCGACGCTTACATAGTCGTCCTTCATGGCCTTGGCTTCGCGGGCGGCAGCGCTCAGCACCTTATCGGTGGCCTGCGAGATATAGACCTTGTCGGGGTCGCGGCCAGAGCCGGACACCCGGGGCATCGCAGAGAGCTTTTCGGCCACAGCGGCGGAGAAGCTGCCTGCGTCTACGTTCAATTTCTGGAGCAGCTGAGGGATCAGGCCCTGCTCCTGCGTGGCCAGAGCGTGGAGCAGATGCTCCGGCTCCAGTGCGTTGTGCTGATACTCCACAGCCAGCTGCTGTGCGGCCTGCAGAGCCTCAAGGGTCTTCTGGGTATATTGATTGGTATTCATAAAGTCAAGCCTCCATTCATACCGGAAGTTGAGATTCAGGCGGTGGGTCGGAATGTTGCTTTAGCACTCTTGCTCATCGACTGCTAAAAATATACTCCAAACAATCCACAATGTCAATAGGGAAATCCAAGCGGCGGCATGGATTCACAAAAAGTTTGCAAACTTGTAAAAAATCACACCATATCGTTTCGGCGGCGCAGACAAAAAGCCCCTGTCGGGCGGAAGACCACGGCAGGGGCGGAAGGAATGAGAAGCTTATTCAGCAAACAGCGGGGTGGACAGATAGCGGTCGCCGGTGTCGGGCAGAAGGACGACGATGTTCTTACCGGCGTTCTCGGGGCGCTTTGCCAGCTGGATGGCAGCCCAGACGGCAGCGCCGGAGGAGATGCCCACCAGCACGCCCTCCTTGTGGCCGATGAGACGGCCCACAGCAAAGGCGTCCTCGTTTTCCACGGCGATGATCTCGTCGTAGACCTTGGTGTCCAGCACGTCGGGCACAAAGCCGGCACCGATGCCCTGAATTTTATGTGCACCGGCGGTGCCCTTGCTCAGGACGGGGGAGGAGGCAGGCTCGACGGCCACGACCTTGACGCCGGGGGTCTTGCTCTTGAGGTACTGGCCCACGCCGGTCACAGTGCCGCCGGTGCCGACGCCGGCCACGAAGATGTCCACCTTGCCGTCCGTGTCGTCCCAGATCTCAGGGCCGGTGGTGGCGATGTGGGCCTTGGGGTTGGCCGGGTTGACGAACTGGCCGGGGATGAAGGAGTTGGGGATCTCTTTTGCCAACTCATCGGCCTTGGCGATGGCACCCTTCATGCCCTTTGCACCCTCGCTGAGCACCAGCTCTGCGCCGTAGGCCTTCATCAGCTGGCGGCGCTCGACGCTCATGGTCTCGGGCATCACGATGATGATGCGGTAGCCCTTGGCGGCAGCCACAGCGGCCAGACCGATGCCGGTGTTGCCGGAGGTCGGCTCGATGATGACGGAGCCGGGCTTCAGCTTGCCGGAGGCCTCGGCGTCATCGATCATGGCTTTGGCGATGCGGTCCTTGACGGAACCGGCGGGGTTGAAGTATTCCAGCTTTGCCAGCAGCTTGGCGGAAAGGTTTTCGTCCTTCTCGATGCGGGTCAGTTCCAGCAGCGGGGTGTGGCCGATCAGCTGGTCTGCGGAAGTATAGATCTTGCTCATAATAGTAAACCTCTCTATTGCGGGCGATGCGCCCGGCTGCACCGGCCGGGCCGGTGTCGTCTTGATGTCCCCTTTATTCCCGTTAAACCAATGTGGTTTGTGGGTTTGGCTGTATTATAGCCTCCTTTGGGGCACTTGTCAATGGAAAATCGAAAATTTCCGATTGAAAAGTTATAAACCCTGTTGTATAATAGGTTAAAACTTATTCGGAACAGGTCCCGCAGCCCGCCCGGCGGCGCTGCAAGACCAAAACAGGAAAGAAGAGAAAGGAATGTCTATGATCGTTTCCACCAAGGGGCGCTATGCGCTGCGTGTGATGATAGATCTGGCCGAGCATCGGACGGAGAAATATGTCCCCCTGAAGGAGGTCGCCGCCCGGCAGGAAATCTCCGAAAAATACCTCGAAAACATCCTCAAGGTGCTGGTGCAGAACGGCTTCCTCGAGGGCCTGCGGGGTAAGGGCGGCGGCTACCGCCTGACCCGTGACCCCGACCAGTATACCGTCGGCGAGGTGCTGACCCTTACCGAGGGGAGCCTCGCACCGGTGAGCTGCCTTGCACAGGGTGCGGCTCCCTGCCGCCGGATGAGCAGCTGCCGTACGTATGATATGTGGAAGGGCCTTGATGACCTCATCGAGGACTACTTCAGCCACATCACCATCGCCGACCTTGCCTCGCCGGAAGAGGCGGGCAACGACTACGTCATCTGAATCTGGGCAAAAAAACTCCCCGCCGTCGGCAGGGAGTTTTTTCGTGCGATCAGATGCGTTTTTTTCAGGACACGACCGCGCCGCTGGTCAGCGTGTCGGTGACGGCGTCCATCAGGGCTACCATCGTGCAGTAGTTCGAGCCGTAGGTGTCCTTATAATCGGAGTAGGCGTCCAGCTGCTCCTGCGTGGGGGTGATGTCCAGAGACTCAGCCACGGCCTGATAGAGCAAAGCTTCCTTGGAGTAGTTTTCCAGACTGCTCTCGAGGTGGGCCAGCATATCGTCGGTGCTCTCGTAGCCCAGCAGATTCTGAACAAGGCCGTCGAGGTCATAGCCGTAGTAGCCCGCCAGCGTGCTGTAATAGTTGAGGCACTGGTTGACCTGATAATCCATCACCTGCTGGGGGATGGACTTGAAGGTGGAGTTGGCCATCAGGTCGTCCATGACGGCGGTGTTCAGGTTCGAGGTGTAGAGCTGCTCCTGATAGTAGGCGCGGAGGGCCTCTGCGGTGTAGAGGTTATTGGAGGAGCCGAAGTTGCTG is a genomic window containing:
- the clpB gene encoding ATP-dependent chaperone ClpB, which gives rise to MNTNQYTQKTLEALQAAQQLAVEYQHNALEPEHLLHALATQEQGLIPQLLQKLNVDAGSFSAAVAEKLSAMPRVSGSGRDPDKVYISQATDKVLSAAAREAKAMKDDYVSVEHVFLALLDEQTQNTSELFRAFSITKDKFLQQLTAVRGNQRVTNDNPEDTYNALQKYGQDLVDLARKQKLDPVIGRDQEIRNVIRILSRKTKNNPCLIGEPGVGKTAIAEGLAQRIVRGDVPENLKDRIVFSLDMGALVAGAKYRGEFEERLKSVLNEVKKSEGKIILFIDELHTIVGAGKTDGAMDAGNLLKPMLARGELHCIGATTLDEYRQYIEKDPALERRFQPVQVDEPTVEDTISILRGLKERYEVFHGVKISDNALIAAATLSDRYITDRFLPDKAIDLVDEACAMIKTEMDSMPSEMDDLAHRITQLQIEQVSLKKETDALSQSRLKDLEKELAELQDKFRSMKAKWENEKNAIGKVQSLREQIEQTNAAIEKAQREYDLNKAAELKYGKLPQLQKELEEEEKVAAAKKEDSLLRDRVTDEEIARIVARWTGIPVEKLVEGEREKLLHLDDVLHKRVIGQDEAVTKVSEAILRSRAGIANPNRPIGSFLFLGPTGVGKTELAKALAQALFDDERNMVRIDMTEYMEKFSVSRLIGAPPGYVGYEEGGQLTEAVRRKPYSVVLFDEVEKAHPDVFNILLQVLDDGRITDSQGRTVDFKNTVIILTSNLGSDIILNDLEQRRAEGSNELSADARKQIDLLLKSKFRPEFLNRLDEIVYYKSLTKDETRKIVDLQLEDLRHRMDEGKHLKLDVTTAAKDFIIDSSYDSVYGARPIKRFIQSRVETLIAKAIIQGSYPEGATLTVDYDGTSLVLR
- the cysK gene encoding cysteine synthase A yields the protein MSKIYTSADQLIGHTPLLELTRIEKDENLSAKLLAKLEYFNPAGSVKDRIAKAMIDDAEASGKLKPGSVIIEPTSGNTGIGLAAVAAAKGYRIIIVMPETMSVERRQLMKAYGAELVLSEGAKGMKGAIAKADELAKEIPNSFIPGQFVNPANPKAHIATTGPEIWDDTDGKVDIFVAGVGTGGTVTGVGQYLKSKTPGVKVVAVEPASSPVLSKGTAGAHKIQGIGAGFVPDVLDTKVYDEIIAVENEDAFAVGRLIGHKEGVLVGISSGAAVWAAIQLAKRPENAGKNIVVLLPDTGDRYLSTPLFAE
- a CDS encoding RrF2 family transcriptional regulator codes for the protein MIVSTKGRYALRVMIDLAEHRTEKYVPLKEVAARQEISEKYLENILKVLVQNGFLEGLRGKGGGYRLTRDPDQYTVGEVLTLTEGSLAPVSCLAQGAAPCRRMSSCRTYDMWKGLDDLIEDYFSHITIADLASPEEAGNDYVI